One genomic segment of Peromyscus leucopus breed LL Stock chromosome 23, UCI_PerLeu_2.1, whole genome shotgun sequence includes these proteins:
- the Ccl25 gene encoding C-C motif chemokine 25 — protein sequence MKLWLFACLVACFVWTWVPVVRVQGAFEDCCLGHQPRIKWNILQHARHYRVQEVSGSCNLRAVIFHFRQKGKVCMNPEDKDVKKAMEILKAKNKPVDNPQKTTSGSHTERRKLNHVKSKVRNPSSTSMRNATLGRSRIMMMTRKIHN from the exons ATGAAACTGTGGCTCTTTGCCTGCCTGGTCGCCTGTTTTGTTTGGACCTGGGTGCCTGTTGTCCGTGTCCAAG GTGCCTTTGAAGACTGCTGCCTGGGTCACCAACCCAGGATCAAATGGAATATTCTCCAGCACGCTAGGCATTATCGCGTGCAGGAAGTGAGTGGAAGCTGCAACCTACGTGCTGTGAT ATTCCACTTCCGCCAGAAAGGCAAGGTGTGTATGAACCCAGAGGACAAGGATGTGAAGAAGGCAATGGAGATCTTGAAAGCTAAGAACAAGCCAGTTGACAATCCCCAGAAGACCACCTCAG GCTCTCATACTGAGAGGAGGAAGTTAAACCATGTGAAGTCTAAGGTGAGGAACCCCAGCAGCACCAGCATGAGGAATGCCACCCTAGGCCGGTCTAG GATCATGATGATGACCAGAAAGATCCACAATTAA